The nucleotide window CCGCCGTGATTCACATGATGCGCATCTACTTCACGGGCGCGTTCAAGAAACCCCGCGAGATCAACTGGTGGATCGGGATGCTGCTGATGATCTTCGCGGCGCTGACCGCCGTGACCGGCTACATCCTCCCCTACGACAACTACGCCTACAACACCGTCAAGGTCGTGTACGCCATCACCGCGTCCATTCCCTGGGTGGGCGACTGGGTCGCGCAGGCCGCCTTCGCCGGCAAGTTCCCCGGTGACGGGATCATCCCGCGCATCTACGGCTACCACATCATGCTGCTGCCCGGCATCCTGCTGGCCCTGACCGGCGCGCACATGCTGATCATGATCAAGCAGAAGCACACGCAGCCGCAGTACGCCAAGCGCCTCGCGTACAAGAAGATCGTGGGTGTGCCCCTGATCACCCAGCAGACGCCCATCATGCTGATCCTGGCCCTGATGTTCACCGGTCTGGTCATGCTGTTCGCGGCCTTCGTGCCGGTCCACCCGGTCGAGTTCTTCGGCCCGCCCAGCACCACCCCCATCAACAACATCAAACCCGACTGGTACCTGCTGTGGGTGTTCGGCGCCCTGGCGATCATCCCCAGCTTCGAATTCCACCTGTTCGGTGGGCTGATCGGCGCCGAGTTCGTGGGCGCGCTGGTCCTGCCCGGCATCGTGATGGGCGTGATGTTCGCCGTGCCCATGTTCGACCGCACCGACGAGAACCAGTACTACGCCGAGAACCCCACCAACCACCCGGTCCGGCTGGCGGCAGGCGTGGCATTTATGGCCATGATGATCGTCCTGTCGGTCGCCGGGTACAAACCCGAACTGATCAGCGCGGGCCTGCTGACCACCGCGAACGCCAACACCATCCTGTGGATCCTGACCTTCATCGTGCCCGCCGTGTCGTACTTCGCCGTGATCGGCATCGTGCGCGGCATCCGCGCCCTGCGTGAAGCCGACGAACGCGACGCACTGGCCCACGCCCACGCCGACGACTGAACCCACCCCACTGAAGTACGGTTGACTGTCTCCGCCGCCCTGATACCTGTCAGGGCGGCGGCCCTTTGCGGCCGGAGGGCCGGGCGTGCTTGACTGTCACGCATGGACGAACTGGCCCGACACCTGAGTCTGCGCGCCCGGCAACTGGGGCTGGCGGACCTGCCGCCCGCCGAGGCCCCCGCTGAGACCCTGGCCGAACTGGCCCGCGACACCCTGCACGAACTGATCGCGCGCGGCCTGCTGCCCGACCCGGACCCGCAACCGGGTTGCTGGAGTGCCCCCAGGTCCGGGCTGCACTGATCAGGCTCGGGATGACGGCATGAAGAACGCCGCCTCCTGATGGGGGCGGCGTGAAGCGTGAACGCGTTGATTCCCGGCTGGGATCACCGGACTGGGATCAGGCCTGCACGCGTGGCGTACTGGGAATGTTCGCGGCGGGCGTGTCGCCCTGGCGGGTTCCGGCGGCGTACCCGACCTGAGCCCCGAACTGCCACGCCAGTTTGATCATGAACTGGATGGCGTCCTCGTCGTTGGCGTTGATCAGGGAGCGCAGGTGTTCGGGCAGGCCGTCGGGAAGGGGCATGGCCCGGAGCTGCTCGCCGTACTCGCTGCGGAGCTGCTCGAACCACTCGGCATACGGGTTCGTCATGCCATCCATCTTAACAGCGGTACGCTCAAGGAATGTAAGCCGCACTGGAAGGGGAAGCGTTCCCCTGCCCCATACGGGATGCGGAATCCGATTTGCCTTCCAGGCACTTTTTTATTACCCGAATGGTAGTACGCTTCACGCATGACCGCGACCACCACCTCCGAACAGTCCGGCGGCGTTCCCGCCCGTGAAATCAGCATCAGCGAATTTGGCGCGCAGAAAGCCCAGGGCATCCTCGCCAGCAGTGGCAAGGAGAACGCCGGGGTGCGCGTGTTCATCAAGAGCGGCGGCTGCAGCGGCTACCAGTACGGCATGGCCATCGACGACCGCGAACTCGAAGGCGACCTGATCGTCGTGGACCGCGGCGTGAAACTGCTCGTGGACCGCATGAGTCTGCCCCTGCTGCGCGGCAGCGAGGTGGACTTCGTGGAGAACATGATGGGCGGCGGCTTCACCGTGAACAACCCCAACGCCACGTCCGCCTGCGGGTGCGGCTCCTCGTTCCGCACCGACGGAAGCCAGTCCCCGGACGGCGAAGGCTCGGGCAGCTGCTCCAGCCACTGAGTCCTTCTAGCCACTGAGTCCTTCCCGCTAGTGGGTCCTTCCCGCCTCTGCCCGCCCCGGTCACTTCAGATCGGGGCGGGTTTCTTGCTGCGGCATGGATGGGCTGTTGATCCGGCTCTGCTACGGCAGTGCTGCGTGGTAGGGCTGCGGGTCTTCACCCCATTCCCCCGGATGATGAAGACCGGGTCCGCTCCCCCCTGGCTGCAATGGTAGCGACCATCCTTGACTGAAGCTTAATGTGCCCTATACTGACGCTCATCATTCACGGAAAGGGGCAGCACCATCAGCCCAGTGTTCAGGGAGGCCAGTTATGAAAAAGACCTTTGCCCTTACCGCATTCCTGCTCGGCGCCGCGCTCGCCGGGCCTGCGAACAACAGCCTCGTGGTTGGCACCTCGCAGGAACCGCCGAACATCTACGACCCCTGGAGCACCAATAACCTCGCCATCACCAGCGAGATCAACGGCTACATGGGTGCGGGCCTGACCTACCAGGACGACAACGGCGAGACCAAGGCCGACATCGCCACCCGCGTTCCCACCCTGGGCAACGGCGACTACAAGGTCGTCAAGGACAGCAAGGGCGACGTGATCCGCAACAGCGTCACGTACACCATCCGCAAGGACGCCAAGTGGAGCGACGGGACGCCCATCAAGGTCGCGGACTTCCAGTTCTGGCTGAAGCTGGAAAACGACGACCGCGTGCCCGTGCCCGACCGTGACCCCTGGGACCGCGCGAAGATCACCGTGAACGACGCCGACACCTTCACGATCACCTTCGAGCCGCCCTACCTGTTCGCGGATCAGGTCAGCCCCGGTCTGGCCCCCAGCCACGTCATGAGCGCCGCCTGGAACGCCTTCGACGCCAAGACGAAGAACGAGAAGGACGCCAAGGTCGTCAACGAGGAGTGGAAGAAGTTCATCGCGTCCTTCACGACCGCTCGCAACCTGCCCAAGGTCGTCGCCGGGCCTTTCAAACCCACCGCGTGGCGCACCGGCAACAGCCTGACCATGACCCGCAACCCGGTGTACTGGAACCAGCCCAAGAACCCCGAGAACTACGTGCAGACCGTCACGTACCGCTTCATCCCGAACACCAACACCCTGAAAGTGAACATCCTGTCCGGGCAGCTGGACGCCGTGAGCGCCGTCGGTCTGACCTTCGACCAGGGCGTGGACCTGTCCCGCAACGAGCGCAGCAAGTACAAGACGTACTTCGTGCCCGGTGCCGTCTGGGAGCACATCGACATCAACGCCCGCGGCCAGCGCGCCAAGGACCTCGACCTGGATGACCCGCGCATGCGTCAGGCCCTGCTGTACGCCATCGACCGTGACGCGCTGACCAAGGCGCTGTTCCAGGGTAAGCAGGCCGTGTCCAACAGCTGGATTGGCCCGGTCAGCAAGCTGTACAAGAAAGACGTCAACGACTACAACCTGAACGTCGCCCGCGCCAAGCAGCTGTTCGCGGCGCTCGGCTGGACGCCCGGCAGTGACGGCATCCTGCAGAAGGCCGGGAAGAAACTCAGTCTGAACTTCTCCACCACCGCCGGGAACACCACCCGCGAACGCGTGCAGCAGATCCTGCAGGCGCAGTGGAAGGCCGTGGGCGTGCAGGTGAACATCCAGAACTACCCCGCCAGCGTCATCTTCGGGCCGGACTTCCTGAGCAAGGGCGAGAGCGGCAAGTGGGACATGGCCATGTACGCCTGGTCGAACAACCCCGTGTTCGAGGAAGGCAACCTCTGGAAGAGCGAGGGCATCCCCACCGCCGCCAACGGTTACTCCGGCCAGAACAATCCCGGCTGGAACAACGCCGAGTACGACAAGCTGTACAAGCAGGCGAAGGTTGAGTTCAACCAGGCCGACCGCATCAAGCTGTTCGACCGCATGCAGGCCATCTGGAACGCCGAGGTGCCCGCCCTGCCCCTGTACTTCCGCGTGAACGTGTACACCAAGGTCCCCGGCCTCGTGAACTACACCTTCAGCGCCATTACGCAGTACCCCAGCTGGAACGCTGCGAACATCGGCTGGGCCAGCCGCGGGGCCGCCGAGGAGTACAAGCAGAAGTAAACGCCCGCGGGCGCGGCCACCGGGCGTGGACCGCCCAGCGCCGGGCGCGGGAGGGAAGGCACACACGCTTTCCCTCCCGCGCCGTTTTTCAGGAGTTCGAACATGGGAACCTACGCACTACGACGAGTGATTCAGATGATTCCGCTGCTGCTGGTGATCAGCCTCGTGATCTTCGGCCTGACCGCCCTGCAACCCGGCGACCCGGTCGATCAGCTGGTGTTCGGCAACAGCAACATCACCCCCGAGGACATCGCCCGCCTGCGCGCCGCGTACGGCCTGGACCAGCCGTGGATCACCCGGTACTTCTTCTGGTTGCAGCAGGCCGTGACCGGGAACTTCGGGTACTCGCAGGACTTCGGGATTCCCGCGCTGGAGTACATCTTCCAGAACCGCCTGCCGAACACGCTGCTGCTGACCGTGCCCGCCCTGGTGATCAGTACCCTGATCGCCGTGCCGCTGGGCATCTTCAGTGCCGTGCGGCAGTACTCGGTGCTGGATTACCTGCTGACCTTCTTCGCGTTCGTGGCGGTCAGCGCCCCGGTGTTCTGGGTGGGCGCGCTGGCCCTGTACTTCTTCGCGATCTACCTGCCGCAACTGACGGGCGGACTGCTGTCCCTGCCGCCCGGCGGGCTGGGCGGCGACGTGCCCCCGGAAGCCGGGTGGCTGGCCGTGACGCTGGACAAACTGAAGTACCTGCTGCTGCCCCTGATGATCCTGATGCTGCGCGAGATCGCCGTGACCATGCGGTTTATGCGTGCCAACATGCTCGAAACGCTCACGCAGGATTACGTGCGCACCGCGCGCGCCAAGGGACTGGCGGACCGCCGGGTGCTGTACAAGCACGCGCTGCGGAACGCCGTGACGCCCATCGTGACCATCATGGGTCTGAGCATTCCCGGTCTGTTCGGCGGGGCCGTCATCACCGAGACCGTGTTCTCCTGGCCGGGCATGGGCAAGGCCATCCTGGACGCGCTGGTCACCAAGGACTTCAACGTGGTGATGGTCTGCCTGATGATGCTGGCCCTGCTGACCGTCGTGTTCCAGTTGCTGACCGACCTCGCCTACGCCCTCGTCGATCCCCGGATCCGGTACTCCTAAAGGACGGCTGCCATGACCTCCGCTGTAACCACCCCGGCCGCCCGGCCCGCCAAGAGCCGCTCGACCCTGCAGATCGCCATGCGCCGACTGCGCCGCCACAGGGCCGCCATGATCAGCCTCGTGGTGATCGCCGCGCTGATCCTGATGGCGATCTTCGCGCCGCTGATCGCGCCGTACGACCCGAACGCCCAGGACCTGGAAGGCATCTACTCGCCGCCCGGCGCGCAGCACCTGCTGGGGCAGGACAGCCTGGGCCGCGACATGCTGTCCCGCATCATCTACGGCAGTCGCGTCAGCCTGATCGTGGGCTTCACGGTCGCGATCTTCAGTGTCGGGCTGGGCACCATCATGGGGCTGCTGTCCGGTTTCCTGGGCGGACTGGTCGATACGGCCATCAGCCGTTTCATCGAGCTGATGCTGTCCATTCCGGAACTGCCGCTGCTGCTGACCCTCAGCGCCCTGCTGCTCGCCAGTGACGCTCCCGCCATCGTGGCGTTGCGTCAGACGCCGAACGCCAGCGTGTTCATCATCATCGGGATCTTCACGTTCTTCGGCTGGATGGGCACCGCCCGCCTGGTGCGCGGCGAGGTCCTGAAACTCAAGAACCTGGAGTACGTGGACGCCGCCCGCGCCCTGGGCGCCCGTAACGCCCGCATCATGTTCCGTCACCTCGTGCCGAACGTGGTCGCCGTCATCATCGTGAACGGCACCCTGGCCGTCGGCGGCGCGATCCTGGGCGAGGCGGCCCTGTCGTTCCTGGGCTTCGGTATCCAGCCGCCCGTCAGCACCTGGGGCAACATGCTCTCGAACGCGAACGAGGTCGTGCTGGAGCACCCGTACCTGGCGTTCTGGCCCGGACTGGCGATCCTGATCACGGTGCTGGCCTTCAACTTCCTGGGTGACGGTCTGCGCGACGCCTTCGACCCCAAGAGCCGTCTGTAACGCCCGTTTCACCCGTGTGCTTCCGGCCCCCGCACTGGCGGGGGTTTTTTCCTGCCGGGCGGCGCCGCATCGCGTATCCTGGGGGGGTGATCGTTCTTGGTATTGACCCTGGACTCGCCAACCTCGGCCTGGGGCTGGTGGAAGGAGATGTCCGCAAGGCCCGGCACCTGCACCACGTGTGCCTGACCACCGAGAGCGCCTGGATCATGCCGCGCCGCCTGCAGTACCTGCACGCCGAGGTCAGTCGCCTGATCGCGGAGTACCAGCCGGACGCCGTGGCCATCGAGGATCAGATTCTGCGCCGGCAGGCGGACGTGGCCTTCAAGGTCGGGCAGGCGTTCGGGGTGGTGCAGCTGGCCTGCGCGCAGGCGGGCGTGCCGGTCCACAGTTACGGCCCCATGCAGGTCAAGCAGTCGCTGGTCGGAACGGGCCGCGCCGACAAGGAGCAGGTGATCTACATGGTCAAGGCCAGCCTGGGCATCCGCGAACTGTTCAACAATCACGCCGCCGACGCGCTGGCCCTGGCCCTGACGCACCTGGCGAGCGCGTCCATGCAGACCCGCACGGCGCAGGCCCGCACCGCCGGTCTCGTCCGGTCCCGCTGAGGAACGCCGGGAACGCCGCGTGACCCTCTCGCTGCTGCTGTCGCTGCTGGTGTCCGTGGCGGTCACGTTCGCGTGGTTGTGGTTCTTCGTGCGGCGCGACCGGCACCCGGAACCGCTGTGGCTGCTGGCCCGCACCTTTGCGTGGGGCATGTTCGCGTGGCTGATCGCGGCGGCGCTGGAAGCCAGTCTGGGCCGCATGCTGTCGTCCACTGTGCCGCTGGCCGTCCTGACCGTGGTGATCCTGACCGCCCTGATCGAGGAGGGGTTCAAGTTCGTGGCGGCCACGACCGCCATCACGGAACTGGCTTTCGACGAACCGATGGACGGACTGGTGTACGCCGTGACGGCCGCGCTGGGCTTCGCGCTGATGGAGAACCTGACCTACACCCTGGAGTTCGGCAGTGGGGCCGGCGCGTGGCATTCCCTGCTGGCGACCCTGGCGCACGCCCTGTTCAGCGCCCCGCAGGGCTACGCGCTGGGAGGCCTGCACTGGCAGCGGGGCCGGGCCTGGGTGGCGCAGGGGCTGCTGCTGAGCGTGACCCTGCACGCCGTGTTCAACAGTCTGCTGGGCAGCAGTGGCAGCTGGCAGCACCTCAGCGCCCTGATCGGTGTCACGGCCGCGATGGTCCTGCTGGCCAGCCGGTACTACCGCGCGTTCGAGGCGCACGCCCGTCAGTACGGTCCGTCGGCGTACTTCCTGCAGGAGCAGGCCCGCAACGCCCAGCACCGCCCATAAGCACAGCACCGTCCGTAGGCCCAGTACCGTCCGTGCGCGGTAGGGGGCCGTGGTTACAGCGTGTCGTGCGCGGTCTGTCCGTCCACCCAGTGCTGACCGTCCTCGTCGGCCTCGTGTTTCCAGACGGGCACATGCACTTTCAGGTGCTCGATGATGAAATCGCAGGCTTCCAGCGCGGCGCGGCGGTGCGGGCTGGCCACCCCGATCAGGATGCTCGCCTCGCCCGGCAGCAGGCGGCCCACGCGGTGCTG belongs to Deinococcus seoulensis and includes:
- a CDS encoding cytochrome b, giving the protein MNQWLDDRLHISRLNDKFLRKAFPVHHSFFLGEITLFSLIVLIITGILLALAYEPSNSLVVNSFDPGTATKPNLVPAAYHSALKINAMPFGDMLRRLHHWMANIMVAAAVIHMMRIYFTGAFKKPREINWWIGMLLMIFAALTAVTGYILPYDNYAYNTVKVVYAITASIPWVGDWVAQAAFAGKFPGDGIIPRIYGYHIMLLPGILLALTGAHMLIMIKQKHTQPQYAKRLAYKKIVGVPLITQQTPIMLILALMFTGLVMLFAAFVPVHPVEFFGPPSTTPINNIKPDWYLLWVFGALAIIPSFEFHLFGGLIGAEFVGALVLPGIVMGVMFAVPMFDRTDENQYYAENPTNHPVRLAAGVAFMAMMIVLSVAGYKPELISAGLLTTANANTILWILTFIVPAVSYFAVIGIVRGIRALREADERDALAHAHADD
- a CDS encoding DdrH → MTNPYAEWFEQLRSEYGEQLRAMPLPDGLPEHLRSLINANDEDAIQFMIKLAWQFGAQVGYAAGTRQGDTPAANIPSTPRVQA
- a CDS encoding HesB/IscA family protein, encoding MTATTTSEQSGGVPAREISISEFGAQKAQGILASSGKENAGVRVFIKSGGCSGYQYGMAIDDRELEGDLIVVDRGVKLLVDRMSLPLLRGSEVDFVENMMGGGFTVNNPNATSACGCGSSFRTDGSQSPDGEGSGSCSSH
- a CDS encoding peptide ABC transporter substrate-binding protein, which translates into the protein MKKTFALTAFLLGAALAGPANNSLVVGTSQEPPNIYDPWSTNNLAITSEINGYMGAGLTYQDDNGETKADIATRVPTLGNGDYKVVKDSKGDVIRNSVTYTIRKDAKWSDGTPIKVADFQFWLKLENDDRVPVPDRDPWDRAKITVNDADTFTITFEPPYLFADQVSPGLAPSHVMSAAWNAFDAKTKNEKDAKVVNEEWKKFIASFTTARNLPKVVAGPFKPTAWRTGNSLTMTRNPVYWNQPKNPENYVQTVTYRFIPNTNTLKVNILSGQLDAVSAVGLTFDQGVDLSRNERSKYKTYFVPGAVWEHIDINARGQRAKDLDLDDPRMRQALLYAIDRDALTKALFQGKQAVSNSWIGPVSKLYKKDVNDYNLNVARAKQLFAALGWTPGSDGILQKAGKKLSLNFSTTAGNTTRERVQQILQAQWKAVGVQVNIQNYPASVIFGPDFLSKGESGKWDMAMYAWSNNPVFEEGNLWKSEGIPTAANGYSGQNNPGWNNAEYDKLYKQAKVEFNQADRIKLFDRMQAIWNAEVPALPLYFRVNVYTKVPGLVNYTFSAITQYPSWNAANIGWASRGAAEEYKQK
- a CDS encoding ABC transporter permease, translated to MGTYALRRVIQMIPLLLVISLVIFGLTALQPGDPVDQLVFGNSNITPEDIARLRAAYGLDQPWITRYFFWLQQAVTGNFGYSQDFGIPALEYIFQNRLPNTLLLTVPALVISTLIAVPLGIFSAVRQYSVLDYLLTFFAFVAVSAPVFWVGALALYFFAIYLPQLTGGLLSLPPGGLGGDVPPEAGWLAVTLDKLKYLLLPLMILMLREIAVTMRFMRANMLETLTQDYVRTARAKGLADRRVLYKHALRNAVTPIVTIMGLSIPGLFGGAVITETVFSWPGMGKAILDALVTKDFNVVMVCLMMLALLTVVFQLLTDLAYALVDPRIRYS
- a CDS encoding ABC transporter permease, whose product is MTSAVTTPAARPAKSRSTLQIAMRRLRRHRAAMISLVVIAALILMAIFAPLIAPYDPNAQDLEGIYSPPGAQHLLGQDSLGRDMLSRIIYGSRVSLIVGFTVAIFSVGLGTIMGLLSGFLGGLVDTAISRFIELMLSIPELPLLLTLSALLLASDAPAIVALRQTPNASVFIIIGIFTFFGWMGTARLVRGEVLKLKNLEYVDAARALGARNARIMFRHLVPNVVAVIIVNGTLAVGGAILGEAALSFLGFGIQPPVSTWGNMLSNANEVVLEHPYLAFWPGLAILITVLAFNFLGDGLRDAFDPKSRL
- the ruvC gene encoding crossover junction endodeoxyribonuclease RuvC, with amino-acid sequence MIVLGIDPGLANLGLGLVEGDVRKARHLHHVCLTTESAWIMPRRLQYLHAEVSRLIAEYQPDAVAIEDQILRRQADVAFKVGQAFGVVQLACAQAGVPVHSYGPMQVKQSLVGTGRADKEQVIYMVKASLGIRELFNNHAADALALALTHLASASMQTRTAQARTAGLVRSR
- a CDS encoding PrsW family intramembrane metalloprotease; the encoded protein is MTLSLLLSLLVSVAVTFAWLWFFVRRDRHPEPLWLLARTFAWGMFAWLIAAALEASLGRMLSSTVPLAVLTVVILTALIEEGFKFVAATTAITELAFDEPMDGLVYAVTAALGFALMENLTYTLEFGSGAGAWHSLLATLAHALFSAPQGYALGGLHWQRGRAWVAQGLLLSVTLHAVFNSLLGSSGSWQHLSALIGVTAAMVLLASRYYRAFEAHARQYGPSAYFLQEQARNAQHRP